From the Coffea eugenioides isolate CCC68of chromosome 1, Ceug_1.0, whole genome shotgun sequence genome, the window CGCAACACATGCTAGTATGCTGATCGGAGTAAACTATTATAGAAAGGAATTTGGTGTAAATGTgtgaagtcaaaaaaaaaatagagcagCGGGTGGCGTCGACGGGTGTGGAATAGATTGGAGGCGACAGCTGTTTCACCGAGCAATTTCTAGCTCGCACCCCGACTAATCATGTCATGATATTGCAGATACGATATTTGTCTCTGGAGCTTGATTTGTCGGTAGAAGTTAGCAATGAACTGCTCCGCCTTCAAATCGATTCCATCGTCACAGCTACGAGGAGTTTCGTTGGTTTCTTGATGATCACAAACCATAGTATTGGAACGATCATCAtcatctccttcttcttcttcgtcaCTGGTAATGTAATCGCCTGCTGCCTTTAGGAGAATACTCTTCCCGGAGAGCGCTACATCATTGTGGGCTTCAGAAAGATAGTACGTATCATGACCGGTACCACTACAATCGTGGCGATCAAAATCATAGTCGTCGAAATCCACCTGGGGGGCACCAGTAATGCAGGGAATGTTGGGCATCTTGAATCGCAGGGAAGAAGGACGATGCATCTTGAAGTGTATGACGGGAGTATCGTCGAATGAAAGCTGCCGCTCGCCGTAATGGAGAGCACCCCGTCGATGACGAT encodes:
- the LOC113748593 gene encoding uncharacterized protein LOC113748593; this translates as MHKHKSAVVARRAWNSLRLALLWARRGGHFKNRRLMVDLRLLPKFINRTLGTTSSSNDYYRHRRGALHYGERQLSFDDTPVIHFKMHRPSSLRFKMPNIPCITGAPQVDFDDYDFDRHDCSGTGHDTYYLSEAHNDVALSGKSILLKAAGDYITSDEEEEGDDDDRSNTMVCDHQETNETPRSCDDGIDLKAEQFIANFYRQIKLQRQISYLQYHDMISRGAS